The Suricata suricatta isolate VVHF042 chromosome 3, meerkat_22Aug2017_6uvM2_HiC, whole genome shotgun sequence genome contains the following window.
GCTTACCAAGAGTGTAGATTCTGGGCCCCTTTCAGGCTTTCTGAGTCTCTGGAGCCAAGTtccccaaatttatatttttaaaactactctgTGTACAATAACCTTTGAGAACTTACTATTCTCATGTTTATTATTACGAAGTACATAGTGAACTATTGTTTTTCGTCATATTAATCATaaggactgttttcttaatttttccaaattGCATAGAGTTCTTTATAATTCTGAGTGGATGAACAGTAGGCTTCATATAGAGATGTCTCAGTAATTGACAGAACTTAACGAACATGTTTATCATTCTAGTGCCCAGCAGGATGCTGTTTTTGAATTAATTTCCATGGGATTTAATGTAGCTTTATGGTATACCAAATATGCTTCAAGACTGgctggaaaagaaaagtaagtcTAAAGGGGAGGGTTATATACATACGTGTTATTTCTTAAGTATATGGAGTTTCATTATTAGAAAGTCTAAGCTATTGATGAAAAGAACCACTTCTGTTAAGTGAAAGGTTGCCTCATAATGTTAGTATTCTGAGTATCAGAATTATGGAGCCCAGtgttaaaatggggaaaaatataaTCTTGTTGGAGGTCTTATCTAAATGAAACCCCATACCAAGactaggaaaaaaattgaatattggACTGCATAAAAGTagcataaacaaagttaaaaaacaaacgaCAGAGGGTCAAAAAAATTGTAATGCATGTGACAAACTGTTTTtgtaatggaaaataaagaggaaaggaaaggctcAACCAATCAATTGAAAATAAGTGAAGGACATGAACAGGCAActcctagaaaaagaaatacaaagataagTATGTGAGAAATGTTTTGAAGGATTAAAGAATTGTGACAGGAAATAAGATGTAGTTTTTACAATAGTGAAAGGGGTTGTCAGCAATACAAAGCCGGCAGCTCTGAGCTATGGTGCCCTGGACATGTTTTTAATGTGcagccatttaaaaacaaagttgaatTGTTAGAGCACGTGGCCGGCTTAGAGcacgtggctcttgatctcagggttgtgcgtTAGAACCCCAcgctaggtgtagagattacttaaaaataaaatcttacagaaTTAAAGTTGAGTTGTGTGTGCTGTTGTAAAATTATCTCTAAAGTAATTTAGATGATTAAAACGAGCAGAATAgtgaatggtgtgtgtgtgtgtgtgtgtgtgtgtgtgtgtttaagtgtGTTCATGCATTAAGTGTAGAATATTTTGAACTTGTTTAAATGCAGAGAAGATTACCTGGAAGGAAAAACTAGACCTATAGACagggtctctctttttttcatttgtagtGTCTTCTCTGGATAGTTCTCATGTGCATCTGTTACTTTTTTAATTGGcaaactagattttttaaaagggagaagaCCAGTAGTGAGAAATGACTAATTTGGTTTTACGATCATGCGCCAGTTGTTGGTTTTAATACAAGAAACAGGATTCATCGGCTAACTAATGTAACCACTATCTTTAAGCATAACAGAAGATGAAGCAAAAGAAGTCCATCGAAGCCTAAAAACTGCAGCagggatttttaaacatttaaaggtAAAGTAATATGACAGTAAAATATATTCCTGATGCTTTAATTTTTgattaaattttcttcctttggggACTGGAGGAAGGAATTATTTCACTATGTAGAAAGAATCTACTGTGTGTCCTGGTTTTGGTATGTGAAGTACTTTGTTGATGAGTGCAGCCAATTACAGAGTATCACGTGTCTTCACTTCAGATAATCATcagtgaattttgttttttattttttaaagtttttgtttgtttaagtaatctcaatacccaacatggggctcgaactcaggaccctgagatcaagagtcacatgctcagggtgcttgggtggttccatccgttgagtgtctgacttgattttggctcaggttgtaatcccagtttcctgggattgagccccagatGGGGCTCCGCGCTTGGCATTGAGCCGCTTGCTTCCCCCCCGCCcgcccgcttgtgctctctcttgctagtgtcacatgctcttctgattgAGCAAGTCAGGCACCCCCGCCAGTGAATTTTACAACTGAAAATTCAAGTTGTGATTCActgcttatttttctgtctctttggaaAAGACAGGAGACAACAAAGTGCACAGATTGATGGTTCTTACGTCCAGCCTACAGCAGTTGTCTGGAAAGTCAGGACCCTGCAGAACCGAGCTTCTGGGTGTGCTCTCTGGATGTCAGCGAAAATGGTGGGGGGCAGTCAGCGTGCACTTGTTATATTAAGTTTCCTGAAGCTGTGATGGAAATTAGAGAAAAGACTAATGTATTTAGCAATCAGgatcccttcctcccccccctccaTTCTAATTAAACCGACATTTACTGGACTGCCTTCCAGAGACCGATGATGGGCTTTCTCATGATAAAATAGGATGTGGGGCTCAGCACCCGGCGTCTGATTTCTCTcttggttgtgagatcgagcacTGCGTCTgcattggcagtgcagagcctgcttgggattctctgtctccctccccaactcacgcactctctgtgtctctctcaaaataaacaaacattaaaaaaaaaagatgcttttacAGTAAGTTAAAACTTGTGATCCTGAGTTATCTATTAAATTGTAGATTTCTTTATACTTTGGTATTATTAATGAGTGGATAATTCTGGCCATCATGCAAAAGAGAACTTTGATTACTGTGTCAGTTAAACattttctaagaggaaaatatgaCTTGGCGTATCTAAGCTATGTGTTATGACCCAGAGTTTGCAGAAGTTTATGAGAAGCTTTAAGTTTTAGTATATAGGAGCTTTTATTCTCTATAAGCTTAATATTGCTCCTCTTTACACAGTTTTGGTGCccggaatttttcttttttttttttccagtttaggatttttttttcttaaagactttttttttttggaagattttattAAGTTACCTCTaaacccactgtggggcttgaactcacaaccctgagaccaggGATTGTatgctgcactgactgagccagccaggtaccctctTGGGTTTCCCATAAATCCCCTAATTGAATGTGTGATAACTTCCATTTTGTTCATCTGTAACAACTGGCTTAAGGTGAAAtttggcttctttatttttgtttctctttctcaggaaAGTCATATCCCAAAGCTCATCACGCctgcagagaagggcagggaTTTAGAGGCACGGCTCCTAGAAGCTTACGTCGTCCAGTGTCAGGCGGAAGCTCAAGAAGGTATCCTAAGTAGCgtaagatttcctttcttttttcttttttaagaaatctctactgacatctactttatttatttttctaattagaatTAGCTGGTTTTGAGTTTCACATTTTGTGAAATTTCTAGTGAGGAACATTTTCACTGTCAGCATTTGGCTTCAAGCGGGATTTACAGGAAAAGGCCTTGCTAAGTGTATGGATCTTTTAGAAGAGATTTTAACTTCATGCCATTTCTGACCACAGATGAATTACGTAACTCTTCGCTTCCCTCTGTACCTTGCttactcctttttctctcccactgTCTGGCttgcctctcttcccctttcaGTGGCCGGAAATAAATGAAGACTCATGTAAAACCAGCAAAGAGACTTTGtgggctttttgttttcctttcaaattccAGTGCCCTAGAAGTATTCCTTTTCCTCTGACATAGTAGTTTGTAGGACTAGTATTTTGTGATGAGCTGGTAATTGGCTAGTGATTTAAAGAAGTAGTATCGGAACCAGCAAGCCTATTAGTGTTCTCGGtttatgtttgcattttctgTAAATTTCTGTTCATGTTAAAATTCTTAACAGATTGTCTTAAAATGCCAAATCATTGTTGGGGTGTCTTTTGCTATTACAATTCACTTAGTACGAATGCAAGTGAACTTAATTCTGCCTCCACTTTGCTGTGCTTTGGTGACAGTAACGATCGCCCGGGCAATCGAGCTGAAACACGCGCCCGGGCTGATTGCCGCGCTGGCGTATGAAACGGCCAACTTCTATCAAAAAGCCGGTGAGTTCCTAATTCTCCTCTTGTAGTTTTAGTCTTTAGAAGTTCAGATTAAGCCCTTGGCTTCATAGGGAATAAGCAGAACAAAAAGATTCTCCGGGttgtttcatcatttgtaaaactAGAACAACGTCTACGTTAGTAATCTTGGTTAGAAGAAGGAGAGCTGTGCACGGCTAATACGCTGCGTGACCTTGACCGGAGAGGTCAGTGCTGTACTTCTGAGCCAGTTACGTCATAATTACACAGGTGTtttgattttgagtttttttcGGTCTTTGTAATAACCTTCTAGTTGCTATCATTAAACCAAACTCCAGAGAATTAGCATAGCGAACCTGTAGTTTCACTGTTAGCAGGCGGGAAGTCAGGACTAGTCAGGTCTTCTCATTAGCCTGTTATTCTTCTCAGTCACTGATTTAGGAAACgcacatttatttctgtttatggGATGGTCACTACTTTAGTTGCCAGCTACACAAAGATCAGTGTATAGAGTCACGGTCTAGGGAAGGAAACCAACACTTACCCACATTATAATGGCCTAAGGTAAGTTGTTACTGCAGCCGTGAGGTTACAGCCCCAAGGATCCAGGCATGCTACAGAAGGCTTTCTATGAGAAGGTGGTGTTCGGGCCtccttttgaaatataaatagaagttCTGAGTTTGCTAGGAAGCTTTAGCGTATGGGAAGAGTAGAACATTCTAGAATTAGTATGTACAGAGACGAGAAAGAATTTGGCACAGTCTGGGACCTTTGAACAGCTGCTCCTAGCTGAGACTCAGGGTGAGTAACAGGAGAAAAGGTTAGAAAGCTTGCATGTGTGAGGTCACGAATTGGTTTGCAGCCTTAGAAGTTTGGCTTTTATTCGGCAGATGATTGGGACCCATGGAAAGGTATAAAGCAAATCTGATTTGATTGGATTTGAATTTATGAAAGCtctatcggggcacctgggtgtctccatcagttgagcctccatcttcagctcaagtcatNNNNNNNNNNNNNNNNNNNNNNNNNNNNNNNNNNNNNNNNNNNNNNNNNNNNNNNNNNNNNNNNNNNNNNNNNNNNNNNNNNNNNNNNNNNNNNNNNNNNGTTGGACCACGAGCAATGCCTGCATTTGATACACATTTGCAGAGTGAGCACGTCCTTTTACAGGCTGATAACATTTGCCTTGAAACCTGTTTAGTCATTAACCCTagactcctccctccctgcccctctgcatTAGCACAGTAGTGTCTCTCCTTTATCTGCAGTGCCCAAATTGTAAAAACTGATTTCATGATTGTTGgtgagttctggccccacattgggctctctgctgtcattgaagagcccacttcagatcccctggtccccctttctctgcctcttccctgcttgtgctcgctctcaaaaataaataaatcttaaaaaaaaaagcaaaagcacttTGCAGTGTGCttcagtggttcagttggttaagcgtccgactcttgacttcggctcaggttataatcccagcccagggtcctggcatcgagccccgcattgggctttgtgctgagcatggagcctgcttgggattggaattctgtctccatccctttgctcctctcccctgctcagttctctctcactctttccaaatatatatatatatgaagaagaTGATTTTTCCTCCCAGCCCATAGTTAGAAGGTTAGTTTGGTTCAAGGCTTGACATAATCCCATGTTTTATACTAACAGAGATTGGGGGAAGCTTATTCAAgtaaagaataaggaaagaagtaaagaaagggATTGTGTTGATATTCAAATAGTGGACAAAGGCGTTTATTCATTTGATGCATTTATAACACAGTAATAGCAGAAAGCATCATTtggggagagaatgaatgaggaTTTGTTTCTTTATCAGGCTTACTGTTATCACGGTCAAACTTTGTTGGCTAGTGATAAATGTGGCGAAGCGATCCGGTCTCtccaagaagcagaaaaatgtaaGTGTTGCTGCCAGAATACTAACTCCCTTCTTAAACACACAAGTTTTATCATAAAAGGAACTAGGCAGTTACAAGAGATTTTGGCAACGTACATGAAAGAGAATGGCAAAGAggaattggagagagagaaagtttcaAAACCCAGAGAACCTGTAGAACACAGCCCTTTCCCTTACGCTGTTACTGGTGTTGCTGTCACACTAGGTAATTACTACTGGTGTTGCTGTCACACTAGGTAAGCAGCAGCAAAAGTTGCTGTCCTCTCTGACTTAAAGCTTTCCTGGTATCAGTAATAACCAGATGATTTTCTGTCCCTCTGGCCTGCAGTTTATGCAAAGGCAGAAGTACTGTGCAAAGAATACGGAGAAACCAAAGGACCTGGGCCAACGGTCAGACCCTCAGGACACTTATTCTTTAGGAAGCTTGGCAGTCTGGTGACGAACACCCTAgagaagtgtcagagagagaacgGGTTCATGTGAGTACGGCTCGGTGTGGTCTTGGCGGGATGAACACTGGCGTGTGCGTGCCCAGTCGCGGCGCCTAAGATCCATGCTGCGGTCGTGGTGTCAGTCTCTGGTAGTCTCTGCCCCACGGATCTGGTGTCCCATTGGGCTTAACTTGAGTTTTCCCTTTATATTGGTGGCAAAGTTCCCTCGAGTCGGACCTCACTtcattctgctgctgctgctgctacatgtaaaagcagattttaaaattgtAACGTGGGTGATTAACAAAGAGCTCACTTACAGTGTCTCAAGTTTCTCCTCTTAACTTCGTTTCTCTGCTGCTTCGTCCCCCAAGTGAGGTGTCGCGTCTCCACTCCTCCCACGTGGGCATCTTGCTCTGGTCGCAGCCGCCTGTAAAGCAAGGAAGTGGGTTTTGGTTCCATCCTGCTTAGTCCTGTCAGGCAGTTTAACATTGTGAGGTCAGCATTGTTCACACTGCAGGGGACCACTGTGTAGGTTGCTGAAATCCATTTCgtccctgctttttctctttacAGTCCTCCCCTTCCGTGCTGCACCTGGTTGTACAGAgctcttttccttccccagatatgCCTGGGCTAACTTGCCTCACGTCTTCCGGAAAGCACTCCTGAACCGCCCCCTCCCCCGACGGCGGGTTCTCACGGCACACAACGACCGTCAGTCGTCAATTGGAGTTTCTGTTAGTGTCTGTTAGTCGTAGTGTCTGTTACTTATCATTAAGTCTTCTCTGTCTTATCATTAAATGGTCTGTTTCTCACACAGGGCCTTGAACATAATAGCCACTCAAgtagttaatgaatgaatgaattgctgTTTAAATTGCTTTTTGCAGTTACT
Protein-coding sequences here:
- the BROX gene encoding BRO1 domain-containing protein BROX, translating into MQEILQRRSKLASDMRSSRARLLELFTDVSCNPEMMKNAADSYFSLLQGFISSLDGSSQESKLRYIQNFKWTDTLQGQVPSAQQDAVFELISMGFNVALWYTKYASRLAGKENITEDEAKEVHRSLKTAAGIFKHLKESHIPKLITPAEKGRDLEARLLEAYVVQCQAEAQEVTIARAIELKHAPGLIAALAYETANFYQKAGEFLILLFLRSLAFIRQMIGTHGKQKASFGERMNEDLFLYQAYCYHGQTLLASDKCGEAIRSLQEAEKFYAKAEVLCKEYGETKGPGPTVRPSGHLFFRKLGSLVTNTLEKCQRENGFIYFQKIPTEAPQLELKANYGLVEPVPFEFPPTSAQWTPETLAAFDLTKRPKDDSTKPKAEDAVKPVREPDIKPQKDTGCSVA